One Oryzomonas sagensis DNA segment encodes these proteins:
- a CDS encoding energy-coupling factor ABC transporter ATP-binding protein, translating into MSHHIVEVKGLHHTYPDGTLALRNISLRITHGESVAVIGANGAGKSTLLQHFNGYLTPTAGEIRIGDFPLTRETLPDIRRTVGMVFQNPDDQLFMPTVYDDVAFGPLNLGLPAGEVDERVRAALAKVGAAHLQGKPPYRLSGGEKKRVAIATVLSMSPDILVMDEPTNGLDPFARRQLMGLLREFRHTRIFTSHDLDMVLDLCERTIVLHEGEVKADGPTRDIFADAALLAECRLEKPLSMQGCPVCGTRG; encoded by the coding sequence ATGAGTCATCACATTGTTGAAGTAAAAGGGCTGCACCATACCTATCCCGACGGGACGTTGGCCCTGCGGAATATTTCATTGCGCATCACCCATGGGGAGTCGGTGGCGGTCATCGGCGCCAACGGTGCGGGCAAGTCCACCCTGTTGCAGCATTTCAACGGGTATCTGACGCCGACGGCGGGCGAGATTCGTATCGGCGATTTTCCCCTCACCCGGGAAACCCTGCCGGATATCCGGCGCACGGTGGGCATGGTCTTCCAGAATCCCGACGACCAGTTGTTCATGCCCACGGTCTACGACGACGTTGCCTTTGGTCCGCTCAATCTCGGCCTGCCTGCCGGGGAGGTGGATGAGCGTGTGCGGGCGGCCCTGGCGAAGGTCGGGGCGGCGCATTTGCAGGGAAAACCGCCATACCGGCTGTCGGGTGGCGAAAAGAAACGGGTGGCGATCGCAACGGTGTTGTCCATGTCGCCCGACATCCTGGTCATGGACGAACCGACCAACGGGCTCGATCCCTTTGCCCGGCGCCAGTTGATGGGACTGCTCAGGGAGTTCCGCCATACCAGAATCTTCACCAGTCACGACCTGGACATGGTCCTTGATCTCTGCGAGCGGACCATTGTGCTCCATGAGGGGGAGGTCAAGGCCGACGGCCCGACCCGCGACATTTTCGCCGACGCGGCCCTCTTGGCCGAATGCCGGCTGGAAAAACCACTCTCAATGCAAGGTTGCCCGGTTTGCGGCACCAGAGGGTAA
- a CDS encoding SIR2 family protein: MRFLADGPSIPDELLIARDEGRVIFFCGAGVSYARAGLSDFFGLAERVVEALGVTADDPVRKLIDEAKALEIKTKIPGLISADRVFGLLEREFLTRDIEAKVAAALKPSPNADLSAHRIMLDLARSPEGKIRLVTTNFDLLFESCDNSLPKHRNPRIPDPNRPEEFAGIIHLHGHVDNDYQGASGDGFVLSSSEFGDAYLADGWATQFIRSILEKYVVVFVGYAADDPPVHYLLEALNKRSNPLQKMYAFQVGSQNDAEARWGHKGVVPIAYDNTEAHQSLWDTLAAWAVRAVNPDFWCEKIIDMARQGPEKLQPHERGQVAHLVSSLEGARKFAGSNPPPPAEWLCVFDPAIRYLKPNHLGSYLERGPFFDPFDVYGLECDQVPAKIPPPNFYAKREVPADAWNCFAPTPLDLLNLQIGNYAALMGHLSVNVPALPARLSCLGHWICMVSNQPAAVWWASHQIGIYPGIQMQILQEIEKAPSPTIRRAWRFIFTAWKMRKNDSYHQWFLLQASIKLDGWSSAAVRELAGIYRPYLSLRWPYHRGPKPPEPQEGICINDMASLDVQYPTLHERTNIPDKYLVDAVREFRKNLELALNLEKELDSYEYLSLPPIEPDADLEGESSDRDFGIARLFFKFWELFKRLVVFDSAAAKKEFQSWWEDDKVFAQLRIWVAGRKELLTATEGGQLLCSLNDQVFWDGHHQRDLLLVLYNRWNDFPQSIRKKIEKRLVAGRSKYENEEDDKYFEHRAWNSLNLIHWLKEKGCNFSFDVQKVTDKLQRLAPEWKHQYAATAASSRESRGGFVGTDTEYSELLGEPLCGILDKARELSGREIERMINKDPFAGLASERPVRALSALKFAAKRGEWPGWAWQTFLYSQVREKDKPRFSSVIAQRVTGMPIQAITTVIHPVSDWLSKVSRNLITAYREQFDRIWEKVISALQLDTEISKTALVRGSKEPEWVTEALNSPVGKLAQGLMNDPQKEGLKAGKGFPVSWLSHVEDLLGLPDDHRRYALVIFAFNLNWFFYYDPSWTDKNLLSALGKKDENQEAFWDGFFWGAKHPTEKLFFRLKPWLLDLPVQKHVSGRREVNVLSAILLSGWGRMCKKGTKRLVTNEEMRDILLNADDEFRGQIVWHLERWAIDEKVGAWKANLSVFFTEVWPRQKQVKSPKMSAKLCDLTFSSEIVFPVVVDSILPLLTKIEQEGFILPHLRGTKNEIVQKYPEKVLTLLWAVLPDNATKWPYGIGEVLPEIVEAEPALLNDSRWIELKRRWNAR; this comes from the coding sequence ATGCGCTTCCTCGCAGACGGTCCATCAATACCAGATGAATTGCTGATCGCTAGAGACGAGGGGAGAGTAATTTTCTTTTGCGGTGCAGGCGTCTCATATGCCCGTGCAGGGCTCTCCGATTTCTTTGGATTGGCTGAAAGGGTCGTCGAAGCTCTTGGTGTGACTGCTGATGATCCTGTACGGAAGCTGATCGATGAAGCAAAGGCTTTGGAAATTAAAACCAAAATTCCCGGCTTGATTTCTGCCGACAGGGTTTTCGGTCTTCTGGAACGGGAATTCCTCACCCGAGACATCGAAGCAAAGGTTGCCGCTGCCCTCAAACCTAGTCCGAATGCAGATCTTTCCGCACATCGGATCATGCTTGATTTGGCCAGATCTCCCGAAGGTAAAATCAGGCTTGTCACAACTAACTTCGATCTCCTTTTCGAGTCATGTGACAATTCCCTTCCCAAGCACAGAAATCCCCGAATACCAGACCCAAACCGTCCTGAAGAGTTTGCAGGCATTATCCATTTGCACGGTCATGTGGATAATGACTATCAAGGCGCGAGCGGCGACGGTTTTGTCCTGTCGAGCTCTGAATTCGGTGATGCCTATCTTGCTGATGGTTGGGCCACTCAGTTCATTAGATCAATTCTGGAAAAATATGTTGTTGTATTTGTCGGTTACGCTGCTGACGACCCTCCGGTTCACTACCTTCTCGAAGCACTTAATAAACGGTCAAATCCATTGCAAAAGATGTATGCCTTTCAGGTTGGTAGCCAAAACGATGCAGAAGCCAGATGGGGCCACAAGGGAGTTGTTCCAATAGCCTATGACAACACCGAAGCACATCAATCATTATGGGATACTCTGGCGGCATGGGCGGTAAGAGCAGTAAACCCCGATTTTTGGTGCGAAAAAATTATCGATATGGCGCGGCAAGGGCCGGAAAAGCTTCAACCGCATGAACGGGGACAGGTAGCCCATCTGGTTTCCTCACTGGAAGGAGCAAGGAAGTTTGCCGGTTCAAATCCCCCCCCACCTGCTGAGTGGCTCTGTGTATTCGATCCGGCCATACGTTATCTCAAACCCAATCATCTTGGCAGTTATCTTGAACGAGGTCCATTTTTTGATCCCTTTGATGTGTACGGTTTGGAATGCGATCAGGTCCCGGCGAAAATTCCCCCCCCAAATTTTTACGCAAAGAGAGAAGTACCAGCAGATGCATGGAACTGCTTTGCCCCCACGCCTCTCGATCTCCTCAATCTTCAAATCGGCAATTATGCGGCTTTGATGGGGCATTTGTCAGTTAATGTCCCCGCGCTTCCGGCAAGATTGTCATGTCTCGGACACTGGATATGCATGGTATCCAACCAGCCGGCTGCTGTCTGGTGGGCTTCTCATCAGATCGGTATTTACCCAGGCATTCAGATGCAAATTCTTCAGGAAATTGAGAAGGCGCCTTCTCCAACAATCCGCAGAGCTTGGCGATTCATTTTTACAGCCTGGAAAATGCGAAAGAACGACAGTTACCATCAATGGTTTCTGCTACAAGCGTCGATAAAACTTGACGGTTGGTCAAGTGCCGCCGTCAGAGAACTCGCCGGGATTTATCGTCCTTACCTAAGCCTAAGATGGCCTTATCACCGGGGGCCAAAACCACCGGAACCTCAGGAAGGAATTTGCATTAATGATATGGCAAGTCTAGATGTTCAATATCCCACACTGCACGAGCGCACAAATATACCGGATAAATATCTAGTGGACGCCGTTCGGGAATTTAGAAAAAATCTGGAATTAGCCTTAAATCTTGAAAAAGAACTGGATAGCTACGAGTATCTCAGCCTTCCCCCGATAGAACCAGACGCAGATTTGGAAGGCGAGTCTTCGGATCGGGATTTTGGGATTGCGAGGCTATTTTTTAAATTTTGGGAGTTGTTCAAGAGGTTGGTGGTATTTGATTCTGCTGCTGCAAAAAAGGAGTTCCAATCATGGTGGGAAGACGACAAAGTTTTTGCACAATTGAGGATATGGGTAGCAGGCAGAAAGGAATTGTTAACCGCTACGGAAGGAGGTCAATTGCTTTGTAGTTTGAATGACCAGGTCTTTTGGGATGGCCACCATCAAAGGGACCTTCTATTGGTCCTATACAACCGCTGGAACGATTTCCCTCAATCGATCAGAAAAAAGATAGAAAAGCGGCTAGTTGCTGGAAGATCAAAATACGAAAATGAAGAAGATGATAAGTATTTTGAACATAGAGCATGGAACTCTTTGAACCTCATCCATTGGCTGAAGGAAAAGGGATGTAACTTTAGTTTCGATGTCCAGAAAGTAACGGATAAACTTCAAAGGCTGGCTCCTGAATGGAAGCATCAGTATGCTGCTACGGCCGCGTCTTCCAGAGAAAGTAGAGGAGGCTTTGTTGGAACTGATACTGAATATTCAGAGCTTCTTGGTGAGCCGTTGTGCGGAATTCTCGACAAAGCCAGAGAACTTAGCGGACGAGAAATTGAGCGAATGATAAATAAAGACCCTTTTGCCGGTTTGGCTAGTGAACGTCCTGTCCGTGCTCTGTCGGCATTAAAATTTGCGGCTAAGCGGGGTGAGTGGCCGGGATGGGCTTGGCAGACGTTTCTCTACTCTCAAGTAAGGGAGAAGGATAAACCAAGATTTTCATCAGTAATTGCCCAGAGAGTTACCGGTATGCCGATTCAAGCGATTACAACTGTCATTCATCCGGTATCTGACTGGTTGTCGAAGGTTAGTAGAAATTTGATCACTGCCTATCGTGAGCAATTTGATCGTATTTGGGAAAAGGTGATTTCAGCATTACAATTGGATACAGAAATTTCCAAAACTGCTCTGGTTCGTGGCAGTAAGGAACCAGAATGGGTAACGGAAGCGTTGAACTCTCCGGTTGGGAAATTGGCACAAGGACTAATGAATGATCCACAGAAAGAAGGTTTGAAAGCTGGGAAAGGATTTCCTGTTTCGTGGCTTTCCCATGTTGAGGATTTGCTGGGCTTACCGGATGACCATCGGCGATATGCATTGGTAATTTTTGCCTTTAACCTGAATTGGTTCTTTTATTACGATCCATCTTGGACCGACAAGAATCTGCTCTCTGCTCTCGGCAAAAAAGACGAAAATCAAGAAGCGTTTTGGGATGGTTTCTTCTGGGGCGCTAAGCATCCGACAGAAAAACTTTTCTTTCGCTTGAAACCTTGGCTATTAGATCTTCCCGTACAGAAACATGTCTCCGGGCGACGAGAGGTGAATGTTTTGTCGGCGATTCTTTTGTCCGGGTGGGGGAGGATGTGTAAAAAGGGGACAAAACGCCTTGTTACAAATGAGGAAATGCGCGATATCTTACTCAACGCAGACGACGAGTTCCGGGGGCAAATAGTTTGGCATTTAGAGAGATGGGCTATTGATGAGAAAGTTGGTGCATGGAAAGCAAACCTTTCCGTATTCTTCACTGAGGTGTGGCCGCGTCAGAAGCAGGTTAAGAGCCCAAAAATGTCCGCGAAGCTTTGTGATCTGACCTTTTCAAGTGAAATCGTTTTCCCTGTTGTCGTTGACTCAATCTTGCCGTTGCTCACCAAAATTGAGCAGGAAGGCTTTATTCTCCCTCATCTTAGAGGGACAAAAAATGAGATCGTCCAAAAGTATCCGGAAAAGGTTTTGACTCTTTTGTGGGCCGTTTTGCCTGATAATGCAACAAAATGGCCGTATGGCATTGGCGAGGTTCTTCCAGAAATTGTAGAAGCTGAGCCTGCTTTGTTGAATGACAGCCGGTGGATAGAGTTGAAACGACGGTGGAATGCACGATGA
- the cbiQ gene encoding cobalt ECF transporter T component CbiQ, whose product MCSIDGTLLDFKNLDRLAAGDTGIHRLDPRAKVVVTLVFVVCVVSCGKYELAALLPFFLFPVFMVTLADIPALYLAKKIAVIIPFAVMVGMFNPLLDRQVVLHVGALGISGGWVSFASIVVRAVLTVSSALVLVAVTGFPAICAALERMGMPQPFAVQLLFLYRYIFVLTEEGAQVSRARELRTFGGRGRGIRVYGSMIGHLLLRTWMRAERIHMAMLARGFSGAFHTRRQFCFGIRETAFVLGWSLFFITARLVPVAHLLGSLVTGIL is encoded by the coding sequence ATGTGCAGTATCGACGGCACACTGCTGGACTTTAAAAATCTGGACCGACTGGCTGCCGGTGATACGGGCATCCATCGCCTCGACCCGCGGGCAAAGGTCGTGGTGACGCTCGTCTTCGTCGTCTGTGTCGTTTCATGCGGCAAATACGAACTGGCGGCGCTGCTCCCCTTTTTCCTGTTCCCGGTATTCATGGTGACGCTCGCCGACATCCCGGCCCTGTACCTGGCGAAGAAGATCGCCGTCATCATCCCGTTCGCCGTCATGGTCGGCATGTTCAATCCCTTGCTGGACCGGCAGGTGGTGCTGCATGTGGGAGCGCTGGGCATCTCGGGAGGGTGGGTCTCCTTTGCATCCATCGTGGTGCGGGCCGTTCTCACGGTCAGTTCGGCCCTGGTTCTGGTGGCCGTAACCGGCTTTCCCGCCATCTGTGCCGCTTTGGAGCGTATGGGTATGCCCCAGCCCTTTGCCGTGCAACTGCTTTTTCTCTATCGTTATATCTTCGTGTTGACGGAAGAGGGGGCGCAGGTGTCCCGGGCGCGGGAGCTGCGGACCTTCGGGGGCCGGGGGCGGGGCATCAGGGTCTATGGCTCCATGATCGGCCATCTGCTGCTCAGGACCTGGATGCGGGCGGAGCGCATCCATATGGCCATGCTGGCGCGAGGGTTTTCCGGCGCGTTTCACACCCGCCGGCAGTTCTGTTTCGGCATCAGGGAGACGGCGTTCGTCCTGGGCTGGAGCCTGTTCTTCATTACCGCGAGATTGGTACCGGTGGCCCATCTGCTCGGGTCGCTCGTAACGGGAATACTATGA
- a CDS encoding thiamine pyrophosphate-dependent enzyme, which yields MKQVFTRPESLKDVQTHFCPGCHHGSIHRLVAEAMDEFDIRSKTIGVASVGCSVFLYGYFDIDVIEAPHGRAPAVATGAKRSRDDRIVFTYQGDGDLAAIGTSEIIHAANRGEDITVIFVNNTTYGMTGGQMAPTTMVGQKTSTSPYGRNQAKDGYPIRMAELLAQLEGVAFSARVAVNSPKNVMQAKKMIKTAFRYQVEGRGFSFIEALAACPTNWGMKPLAANERVGSEMIPYFPLGVYRNTANL from the coding sequence ATGAAACAGGTATTCACCAGGCCCGAGAGCCTGAAAGATGTCCAGACCCACTTCTGCCCCGGCTGCCACCACGGCTCCATTCATCGTTTGGTGGCCGAAGCCATGGATGAATTCGATATCAGAAGCAAGACGATCGGGGTCGCGTCCGTGGGCTGTTCGGTCTTTCTGTACGGCTATTTCGATATTGACGTCATCGAGGCGCCCCACGGCCGGGCGCCTGCTGTCGCCACCGGGGCGAAACGCTCCCGCGACGACCGGATCGTCTTTACCTATCAGGGGGACGGTGACCTGGCCGCCATCGGCACCTCGGAGATCATCCACGCCGCCAACCGGGGCGAGGATATCACCGTGATCTTCGTCAACAACACCACCTACGGCATGACCGGCGGCCAGATGGCCCCCACAACCATGGTGGGGCAAAAAACCTCCACCTCTCCCTACGGCCGCAACCAGGCCAAGGACGGCTATCCGATCCGCATGGCCGAACTGCTGGCGCAATTGGAAGGGGTTGCTTTCTCGGCCCGCGTGGCGGTCAATTCTCCCAAAAACGTCATGCAGGCCAAAAAAATGATCAAGACCGCCTTCCGCTACCAGGTGGAAGGGAGGGGATTTTCCTTTATCGAGGCCCTGGCCGCCTGTCCTACCAACTGGGGCATGAAGCCGCTGGCAGCCAATGAGCGGGTGGGCAGCGAAATGATCCCGTATTTCCCGCTGGGCGTGTATCGCAACACCGCCAACCTTTGA
- a CDS encoding 3-methyl-2-oxobutanoate dehydrogenase subunit VorB, with translation MSEKLFVKGNEAVAMAAIEAGCRYYFGYPITPQSDIPEYLSRELPPLGGEFIQAESEIGAINMLLGASATGVRAMTSSSGPGISLKQEGISYMAGSELPGVIVDIMRAGPGLGGIDASQADYFQATRGGGHGGYRIIVLAPASVQEMYDLTMLAFDLSDLYRIPAMVLADSVIGQMKESLTAHPRPQTALPAKEWAVRGREAGEPQNVVKSLYLGDGEMEAFHWKMHARYQELAEKENRWEEVQTEDAKLVVTAFGSTARIAKTAIAMAREAGMKVGLLRPITLFPFPRQAYEAISRNCKNFLTIELSTGQMVEDVRLSVARDAEVSFYGRPPGAGSLPTPEELFEQIKKRY, from the coding sequence TTGTCCGAAAAACTTTTCGTCAAGGGAAACGAAGCGGTTGCCATGGCTGCCATAGAGGCCGGGTGCCGCTACTACTTCGGTTACCCCATCACGCCGCAAAGCGACATCCCCGAATACCTTTCACGCGAACTACCTCCCCTGGGGGGGGAATTCATCCAGGCCGAGAGTGAAATCGGCGCGATCAACATGCTGTTGGGGGCGTCGGCCACCGGTGTGCGCGCCATGACCTCCTCATCCGGCCCCGGCATCTCCCTCAAGCAGGAAGGCATCTCCTATATGGCCGGCTCGGAGTTGCCCGGCGTGATCGTGGATATCATGCGGGCCGGTCCCGGCCTGGGCGGCATCGACGCATCCCAGGCCGACTACTTTCAGGCCACGCGGGGCGGCGGTCATGGCGGCTACCGTATCATCGTGCTGGCCCCGGCCTCGGTGCAGGAGATGTACGACCTGACCATGCTGGCCTTCGACCTGTCGGACCTCTACCGGATACCGGCCATGGTGTTGGCCGATTCGGTCATCGGCCAGATGAAGGAGTCGCTTACGGCGCATCCCCGTCCCCAGACCGCTTTGCCCGCCAAGGAGTGGGCGGTGCGCGGCCGGGAAGCGGGAGAACCGCAAAACGTCGTCAAATCCCTCTACCTGGGCGACGGCGAGATGGAAGCGTTCCACTGGAAGATGCATGCCCGCTATCAGGAACTGGCTGAAAAGGAAAACCGCTGGGAAGAGGTCCAGACCGAGGACGCGAAGCTGGTGGTGACCGCCTTCGGTTCAACGGCCCGCATTGCCAAGACCGCTATCGCCATGGCGCGGGAGGCGGGCATGAAGGTCGGCCTGCTGCGGCCGATCACCCTCTTCCCGTTCCCCAGGCAGGCCTATGAGGCCATCTCGAGGAACTGCAAGAATTTCCTGACCATTGAGCTCAGCACCGGCCAGATGGTGGAGGATGTGCGCCTTTCCGTGGCCCGCGACGCCGAGGTATCATTCTACGGCCGCCCGCCGGGCGCCGGCTCGCTGCCGACGCCGGAGGAACTTTTCGAACAGATAAAAAAACGGTACTAA
- a CDS encoding 2-oxoacid:acceptor oxidoreductase family protein, with protein sequence MRHDVFIAGYGGQGVLLAGNLLSYAAIHENKNVSFFPAYGVEKRGGAAMCTVVFSDGDTGSPVVGSPSVAIVLNQLSFDKYAAKVKPGGICIVNSTLVEADYSQLPGVELVAVPMNDIALELGDMRMVNMVACGAYAAKSGSLALESLEDALKKALPERNHRLIPANIKAIRAGAAAAMQRNT encoded by the coding sequence ATGCGTCACGATGTCTTTATAGCCGGCTACGGAGGCCAGGGGGTGCTGCTTGCCGGCAACCTGCTCTCCTACGCCGCCATCCATGAAAACAAGAATGTCTCGTTCTTTCCCGCCTACGGCGTGGAGAAACGCGGCGGGGCGGCTATGTGTACCGTGGTCTTTTCCGACGGCGACACCGGATCGCCGGTGGTGGGAAGCCCGTCGGTCGCCATCGTCCTCAACCAGCTATCCTTCGACAAGTATGCCGCCAAGGTCAAGCCGGGCGGTATCTGTATCGTCAACTCGACCCTGGTGGAGGCCGACTACAGCCAATTGCCGGGGGTGGAACTCGTGGCGGTGCCCATGAACGATATCGCCCTTGAACTGGGAGATATGCGCATGGTCAACATGGTGGCCTGCGGGGCCTACGCCGCAAAGAGCGGTTCCCTGGCCCTCGAATCCCTGGAAGACGCATTGAAAAAGGCTTTGCCCGAGCGCAATCACCGCCTGATCCCGGCCAATATCAAGGCGATCCGGGCTGGGGCTGCGGCGGCAATGCAAAGAAACACTTGA
- a CDS encoding 4Fe-4S dicluster domain-containing protein, which produces MSYTHITIDEARCKGCGLCTIACPQKLVTLSDTPNSHGFTVALFSDSGKCTGCALCAEMCPDVAIMVFKEK; this is translated from the coding sequence ATGTCGTATACACACATCACCATTGACGAGGCGCGCTGCAAGGGATGCGGACTCTGCACCATCGCCTGCCCGCAAAAGCTGGTCACACTGAGCGATACCCCCAACAGCCACGGGTTCACCGTTGCGCTCTTTTCCGACTCGGGGAAGTGCACCGGCTGCGCGCTGTGCGCCGAGATGTGCCCAGATGTGGCCATCATGGTTTTCAAAGAGAAATAG
- a CDS encoding energy-coupling factor ABC transporter permease: protein MHMADALLSPAVGGTMWAVSAGAIAYSSAKVRKELDDRKVPLMGVLGAFLFAAQMINFTIPATGSSGHLGGGLLLAMLLGPSAAFLTISSVLMVQALFFADGGLLALGCNIFNMGFIPAFLVYPLVYTRVAGSAPGRKRLVAATMISAVIGLQLGPLCVVLETVFSGISALPFSTFALLMQPIHLAIGVVEGIVTVAIVTFVHAARPEIIPGAMGARPLGRRPFRAVLVAVFAAAILTGGVLSGFASKNPDGLEWAIAKVTGAEALPGTEQGLHAAMTALQKKTAFLPDYGFKKDGNRGGRNATDSLGTSLSGVVGGVLTLAIVFLSGFLLKRRRPTA from the coding sequence ATGCACATGGCAGACGCACTGTTATCCCCGGCGGTCGGGGGTACGATGTGGGCGGTTTCCGCTGGGGCGATTGCCTACAGTTCCGCCAAGGTGCGCAAGGAGCTGGATGACCGCAAGGTGCCGCTCATGGGCGTGCTGGGGGCGTTTCTTTTTGCCGCCCAGATGATCAACTTCACCATTCCGGCCACCGGGTCCAGCGGCCACCTGGGGGGAGGACTCCTTCTGGCGATGCTGCTTGGTCCCTCTGCGGCCTTTCTCACCATTTCGTCGGTCCTCATGGTCCAGGCGCTCTTCTTTGCCGACGGCGGTTTGCTGGCCTTGGGCTGTAATATATTCAACATGGGGTTTATCCCCGCCTTCCTGGTGTACCCCCTGGTCTATACAAGGGTCGCCGGCTCTGCACCGGGCCGGAAGCGCCTCGTGGCGGCTACCATGATCTCGGCCGTTATCGGCTTGCAGTTGGGTCCCTTGTGCGTGGTGCTGGAAACCGTCTTCTCCGGGATCTCGGCCCTGCCGTTTTCGACCTTTGCGCTGCTGATGCAGCCCATCCACCTGGCCATCGGTGTGGTGGAAGGGATTGTAACGGTTGCGATCGTGACCTTTGTCCATGCGGCCCGGCCGGAGATTATTCCGGGAGCCATGGGCGCACGTCCCTTGGGCCGGCGCCCGTTTCGCGCGGTGCTTGTTGCCGTTTTCGCGGCGGCCATCCTGACCGGGGGCGTCCTCTCCGGGTTTGCCTCGAAGAATCCCGATGGCCTCGAATGGGCCATCGCCAAGGTCACGGGAGCGGAGGCGTTGCCGGGGACCGAACAGGGGCTGCATGCCGCCATGACCGCCCTCCAGAAGAAAACCGCTTTCCTGCCCGACTATGGATTCAAAAAAGACGGCAACAGGGGAGGGCGTAACGCAACCGACAGCCTCGGCACCAGCCTTTCGGGGGTTGTCGGCGGCGTGCTGACCCTGGCTATCGTCTTTTTGAGCGGGTTCCTGTTGAAGCGACGGCGCCCGACGGCCTGA